A single region of the Gracilibacillus caseinilyticus genome encodes:
- a CDS encoding nucleotidyltransferase: MKSCGLIVEYNPYHNGHHYHFQQAKEITGADCVIAVMSGNFLQRGEPALIDKFSRARIAVEQGIDLVVELPYFYAVQHSELFAKGAIRILDSLQTDAVCFGSEHGQIDEFQQLYQTIQHHHQEYQESLKDSLQQGHSYPKANEIAFYQVSNQQVALDFTKPNNILGFQYVKNIYDLDSSITPVTIERIKNDYHDLDIQHPIASATSIRQALLYQEEGSIEEAVPSYTNDVIAQYKKTHGTWHHWQVYFPLLKYRVLTMTISELQAIHGVKEGIENRIVETAKAASTFQEWMELLKTKRYTWTSLQRIFTHILTNSQKSEIENLLTDHHPKGFRILAMSKKGKEYLRYKKKSIEIPWYTSNKPPYPYQLIDERVDHAYYSILPMHSQQQLAKQPYLRPIIKDA, translated from the coding sequence ATGAAAAGCTGTGGACTTATTGTAGAATACAATCCTTATCATAACGGACATCATTACCACTTTCAACAGGCAAAAGAAATTACTGGTGCAGACTGTGTTATTGCCGTGATGAGTGGGAACTTTTTACAACGAGGAGAACCTGCCCTGATCGATAAGTTCTCCAGAGCAAGAATTGCGGTAGAACAAGGCATTGATTTGGTCGTGGAACTTCCCTACTTTTACGCTGTTCAACACAGTGAACTATTTGCCAAAGGGGCTATTCGAATACTGGACAGTTTACAGACAGATGCCGTCTGTTTTGGAAGTGAGCATGGTCAAATAGATGAGTTTCAACAATTATATCAGACAATCCAGCACCATCATCAGGAGTACCAGGAATCCCTAAAAGATTCTTTACAACAAGGACACTCCTATCCGAAAGCGAACGAAATAGCTTTTTACCAAGTAAGTAATCAACAGGTAGCGCTCGATTTTACTAAACCTAATAACATATTGGGATTTCAATATGTGAAGAATATTTACGATCTCGACAGCTCCATAACACCTGTAACGATAGAACGGATTAAAAATGATTACCATGATCTTGATATCCAGCATCCAATCGCAAGTGCCACTAGTATTAGACAGGCATTACTATATCAAGAGGAAGGCTCCATAGAAGAGGCCGTTCCCTCATACACGAACGATGTGATTGCACAATACAAAAAAACACATGGGACATGGCACCATTGGCAAGTATATTTTCCGCTTCTAAAATACCGGGTATTGACGATGACTATCTCTGAATTACAAGCAATCCATGGCGTAAAAGAAGGAATTGAAAATCGCATCGTGGAAACCGCAAAAGCAGCGAGCACATTCCAGGAATGGATGGAGCTATTAAAAACAAAACGCTATACGTGGACAAGTTTACAGAGAATTTTCACCCATATTCTGACCAATTCCCAAAAGTCAGAAATAGAGAACCTGTTAACAGATCATCATCCGAAAGGCTTTCGTATCCTGGCAATGTCTAAAAAAGGGAAGGAATATTTGCGTTACAAAAAGAAATCGATTGAAATACCTTGGTATACTAGTAATAAGCCACCATACCCATATCAATTAATCGATGAACGAGTTGATCATGCGTACTACAGCATCTTACCGATGCACTCTCAACAACAATTAGCTAAACAACCTTATTTGCGGCCAATTATAAAAGACGCCTGA
- a CDS encoding RsfA family transcriptional regulator, whose translation MQGNRQDAWSSDEDVLLAETVLRFIREGNTQLEAFKEVGKQLSRTAAACGFRWNATLRKQYEEAIHLAKQNRKKITFTTQKNVSMSSQEQPNIHEVIQTLEQLQKFYQDNSQQEELQSMIAENQQLKESITKYKSFTDSVYHAMEKLKQS comes from the coding sequence GTGCAAGGAAATCGTCAGGATGCCTGGTCAAGTGATGAAGATGTATTGCTTGCAGAAACAGTATTACGGTTTATCCGAGAAGGAAATACACAATTAGAAGCATTTAAAGAAGTGGGCAAGCAATTATCCCGAACTGCTGCAGCTTGCGGATTTCGTTGGAATGCAACATTACGTAAGCAATATGAGGAAGCCATTCACTTAGCCAAACAAAATCGAAAAAAAATTACATTTACGACCCAGAAGAACGTGAGTATGTCATCACAAGAGCAGCCCAATATTCATGAAGTAATTCAAACCTTAGAGCAGTTGCAAAAATTTTATCAGGATAATAGTCAGCAGGAAGAATTGCAGTCGATGATTGCGGAAAATCAACAATTAAAAGAGTCTATTACGAAATATAAAAGTTTTACTGATTCCGTATATCATGCGATGGAAAAGCTAAAGCAATCATAA
- the ylbJ gene encoding sporulation integral membrane protein YlbJ produces the protein MKQKLYSTMYASFIVLLAVMIISFPQVVLKASQRGLEVWSNVVFPSLLPFFIVAELLIAFGVVHFIGVLFEPVMRPLFNVPGVGGFVWTMGMASGYPSGAKFTARLRQENQLSRTEAERLVSFTNASNPLFIIGAVSIGFFHNQQLGILLAITHYVSNFLVGICMRFYKYKEREKFQLQHLSFRKAFAHLHQARIKENKPLGKILGDAVQHSIQTLLIIGGFIILFSVLTEILRQIHVADMLATGLAFILNLLHLPAEMALPLMTGFFEITIGANEVSATDTSLLIQAIIVSIILAFNGFSVQAQVASILAETDIRFAPYFFARLLHTVIASITVIVLYVPVYKNQIASQEPAMTAFSQLVVHPAERAYLVFGHVGFMITFCALFVYLLLLLNNKR, from the coding sequence TTGAAGCAGAAACTCTACTCCACTATGTATGCATCATTTATTGTTTTATTAGCAGTTATGATTATCAGCTTTCCACAAGTTGTATTAAAAGCAAGTCAACGAGGACTGGAAGTTTGGTCGAATGTGGTCTTTCCTTCCCTGCTCCCATTCTTTATTGTAGCAGAATTGTTAATAGCGTTCGGAGTTGTTCATTTTATTGGGGTATTATTTGAACCTGTGATGCGGCCATTGTTTAATGTTCCAGGTGTAGGAGGGTTTGTTTGGACAATGGGTATGGCTAGTGGTTACCCATCCGGAGCAAAATTCACAGCTAGATTAAGACAAGAAAATCAATTAAGCCGAACAGAAGCAGAGCGACTCGTTTCCTTTACGAACGCTTCTAATCCATTGTTTATCATTGGTGCAGTTTCTATTGGTTTTTTTCATAATCAACAGTTAGGGATATTATTAGCAATTACTCATTATGTGAGTAATTTTCTTGTTGGAATCTGTATGCGGTTCTATAAATATAAGGAACGAGAGAAATTTCAACTGCAGCACCTTTCTTTCCGTAAAGCATTCGCCCATCTTCATCAGGCTCGTATTAAAGAAAACAAACCACTCGGCAAGATATTAGGTGATGCGGTCCAGCATTCTATTCAGACATTGCTCATTATCGGTGGGTTCATTATTTTATTTTCCGTATTAACTGAAATATTAAGACAAATTCATGTTGCAGATATGTTGGCAACCGGACTAGCATTCATCCTTAATTTGCTGCATTTACCAGCGGAAATGGCACTCCCGTTAATGACGGGATTCTTTGAAATTACAATTGGAGCAAACGAAGTATCTGCTACAGATACGTCATTGCTGATCCAGGCAATCATTGTTTCCATCATTCTAGCTTTTAACGGTTTTTCTGTACAAGCCCAGGTTGCTAGCATTTTGGCAGAAACAGATATCCGATTTGCTCCGTATTTCTTTGCACGCTTATTACACACCGTGATTGCCAGCATCACGGTGATCGTACTGTATGTACCCGTATATAAAAATCAAATTGCTTCACAAGAACCAGCAATGACCGCTTTCTCACAATTAGTGGTTCATCCTGCCGAAAGAGCTTATCTCGTATTTGGTCATGTTGGTTTTATGATTACCTTCTGTGCCTTATTCGTGTATTTGCTACTTTTATTAAATAATAAACGTTAG
- a CDS encoding YugN family protein produces the protein MKITDTGFEDVVVDLKPLDHVMENANFIRAGQWDYERVTYDYKIGSPETNITYYIRVQGYALEGDVDRGDAVIKLLTPLLGKHYYPTGIEYGEQENFPATTVERASKLLKNAKANLEPFIK, from the coding sequence ATGAAGATTACAGACACAGGATTCGAAGATGTAGTTGTAGATTTGAAACCATTAGATCATGTAATGGAAAATGCTAATTTTATCCGTGCAGGACAGTGGGATTACGAACGTGTAACGTATGATTATAAGATCGGCTCCCCAGAAACAAATATTACGTATTACATAAGAGTGCAAGGCTATGCACTAGAAGGTGACGTAGATCGTGGTGACGCTGTGATCAAATTATTAACACCACTGCTTGGAAAGCATTACTACCCAACTGGCATCGAATACGGCGAGCAAGAGAATTTCCCTGCCACAACAGTAGAAAGAGCGTCAAAACTATTAAAAAATGCAAAAGCTAATTTGGAACCGTTTATAAAGTAA
- the ytvI gene encoding sporulation integral membrane protein YtvI, with the protein MKNPNKKNIKLIFIILLILVAAYFVLPVSLPIIIAFITALMLNPIVRSFIKRLKLNRQLAVTIVFILFILVISTIGTYAVAKIIGQVVSFTENIPTYIKQINNQLTQWESDLDHVTKDLPENLVTQVKTQIETTTIDLGNNLREKLNIDKIANALSKVPEYLVSLIVYLIALFMFMLEIPRLKAIGYSHLKETTAKKVKFMNDRLSYVILGFFKAQFLVSIIIFIVSLIGLYIIVPEYALIMSLIIWIIDFIPIIGSIAILGPWALYLLIMGDLLVGSQLAILAIILLAIRRTVEPKVMGKQIGLSPLATLISMYVGLKLIGILGFIVGPLLVIAFNSAKEAEIIKANFKI; encoded by the coding sequence ATGAAAAATCCCAATAAAAAAAATATAAAACTAATTTTTATTATTTTATTGATTCTGGTAGCGGCATACTTTGTTCTACCCGTTTCACTCCCGATCATCATCGCCTTCATTACTGCTTTAATGCTTAACCCGATAGTTAGAAGTTTTATAAAAAGACTTAAATTAAATCGACAGCTTGCAGTTACGATCGTGTTTATTTTATTCATTCTTGTTATTAGTACTATTGGTACGTACGCAGTTGCGAAAATTATTGGTCAAGTTGTCAGTTTTACCGAAAATATCCCAACCTACATAAAACAAATCAATAATCAATTAACACAATGGGAATCTGATCTTGATCATGTTACCAAAGATTTACCAGAAAATCTGGTGACACAAGTAAAAACACAAATAGAAACCACTACCATTGATTTAGGTAACAATCTTCGAGAAAAACTTAATATTGATAAAATAGCGAATGCACTAAGTAAAGTACCCGAATATTTAGTTAGTCTTATTGTCTATCTGATTGCTTTATTTATGTTCATGCTTGAAATTCCTCGCTTAAAAGCGATCGGATATAGTCATTTGAAAGAAACAACTGCAAAAAAAGTAAAATTTATGAATGATCGTCTATCCTACGTCATTCTCGGATTTTTTAAAGCTCAGTTTCTAGTAAGTATTATCATATTTATTGTGTCGTTAATCGGATTGTACATTATAGTGCCGGAATATGCCTTGATTATGTCGTTAATCATCTGGATTATCGATTTTATACCTATTATCGGTTCTATAGCGATACTTGGCCCATGGGCTCTCTATTTGCTAATAATGGGTGATTTGCTAGTCGGCAGCCAATTAGCAATCCTGGCCATCATTCTATTAGCAATAAGAAGAACCGTAGAGCCAAAAGTTATGGGGAAACAAATTGGATTATCTCCACTTGCCACCTTAATATCCATGTATGTCGGGCTTAAGTTGATTGGTATTCTAGGATTCATTGTCGGGCCGTTACTTGTCATTGCTTTTAATTCTGCTAAAGAAGCCGAGATTATTAAGGCTAATTTTAAAATATAG
- the coaD gene encoding pantetheine-phosphate adenylyltransferase, whose protein sequence is MSRLAICPGSFDPVTNGHLDIIRRGAKVFDEVIVAVFNNQSKQPLFTVEERVELLQKATEDIENVSVDACSGLLMDYAKRKNAQAVLRGLRAVTDFEYEMQITSMNRKLNEEIETFFMMTNNQYSFLSSSMIKEVAKYDASVSDLVPPVVEEALRNKYHHL, encoded by the coding sequence ATGAGTAGATTGGCTATCTGTCCAGGGAGCTTTGATCCAGTAACCAATGGCCATTTAGATATTATCAGAAGAGGAGCAAAAGTATTCGATGAAGTGATCGTAGCTGTTTTTAATAATCAATCGAAGCAACCATTGTTTACAGTCGAAGAACGTGTTGAGCTGTTGCAGAAAGCGACTGAAGATATTGAAAATGTTTCTGTTGATGCTTGCAGCGGTTTATTAATGGATTATGCCAAAAGAAAAAATGCCCAAGCCGTGTTAAGAGGACTTCGGGCAGTAACAGACTTCGAATATGAAATGCAAATTACTTCGATGAACCGGAAATTAAATGAAGAGATTGAGACCTTTTTTATGATGACAAACAATCAATATTCTTTTTTAAGCTCCAGTATGATCAAAGAAGTGGCAAAATATGATGCGAGTGTTTCAGATTTAGTACCACCAGTAGTAGAAGAAGCTCTTCGAAACAAATATCATCATCTCTAA
- a CDS encoding YlbG family protein: MITKRQGIIVWFHQMKHVKHLKRYGHMIHVSKKLKYAMIYVDQERFDDTYESLLKLSYVTKAEPSYKPFIKTDFESKVVDKEKEKEYDYKMGI, translated from the coding sequence TTGATTACCAAAAGACAAGGCATAATTGTATGGTTCCATCAAATGAAGCATGTAAAGCATCTTAAGAGATACGGGCATATGATCCACGTATCCAAAAAGTTGAAATATGCTATGATCTATGTAGATCAGGAGCGATTCGATGATACATACGAGTCGTTGTTAAAATTATCGTATGTTACCAAAGCAGAACCATCATACAAACCATTTATCAAAACCGACTTCGAAAGCAAAGTTGTCGACAAAGAAAAAGAAAAAGAATACGATTATAAAATGGGAATCTAA
- a CDS encoding YlbE-like family protein — MEPETYRYIQQRTDLWRFIRLNPDWYRYLSRNPERVREMEKEAKQFYGKTIPQRLARTQQNIHMVRLLMQMAGSWND, encoded by the coding sequence ATGGAGCCTGAAACATATCGCTATATTCAACAGCGAACTGATTTATGGCGTTTTATCCGTTTAAATCCGGATTGGTATCGATATTTATCAAGAAATCCTGAGCGTGTCAGGGAAATGGAGAAAGAGGCAAAACAATTTTACGGTAAGACAATTCCTCAACGTTTAGCACGAACACAGCAAAATATTCACATGGTCAGGTTGTTAATGCAAATGGCAGGTTCTTGGAATGATTAG
- a CDS encoding YlbF family regulator, with the protein MLANMEVIDLLDKSEALGQMVLDSDVKQEFDQAKQRMENDQEAQHLIKQFNNMKESYDEVERFGRYHPDYSKIMKEIRVAKREMDMHDTIATYKLAETNLQKLLDEISQLVAFSVSDKVKVPMDGAALTDGGCGCGSGGGGCGCKAS; encoded by the coding sequence ATGTTAGCAAATATGGAAGTTATTGACCTTTTAGATAAATCTGAAGCATTGGGCCAAATGGTGCTCGATTCGGATGTGAAGCAGGAGTTTGATCAAGCGAAGCAACGGATGGAAAACGACCAAGAGGCACAACACTTAATAAAGCAGTTCAACAACATGAAAGAATCGTATGATGAGGTGGAGCGTTTCGGCAGATACCATCCTGATTATAGTAAGATTATGAAGGAAATTCGTGTTGCCAAGAGAGAAATGGATATGCATGATACGATTGCAACATATAAATTAGCAGAAACCAATCTGCAAAAACTACTGGATGAAATTAGTCAGTTAGTAGCGTTTAGTGTGAGTGATAAAGTGAAAGTTCCTATGGACGGCGCAGCTTTAACAGATGGAGGCTGTGGTTGTGGTTCTGGTGGAGGAGGCTGTGGCTGTAAGGCTTCATAG
- a CDS encoding DUF420 domain-containing protein, whose product MQLLPTLSTFFIILSAILVAIGWRLVIKKKYKQHRKVMIAAAYSALVFFIIYMSRTVFIGNTSFGGPDDIKLYYTIFLIFHIFLATTGAVFGVITLILAFKRNIAKHQKIGPVTSIIWFFTAITGVAVYLLLYVIYDGGKTTSLIKAILGT is encoded by the coding sequence ATGCAGTTATTACCAACTCTTAGTACCTTTTTTATTATTTTGAGTGCGATTCTAGTGGCAATTGGATGGCGCCTCGTAATAAAAAAGAAATATAAGCAGCATCGAAAAGTGATGATTGCCGCTGCATACAGTGCGTTGGTGTTTTTTATTATATATATGTCACGTACTGTATTTATCGGCAATACTAGTTTTGGCGGGCCGGATGATATTAAGCTTTACTATACGATTTTTTTAATATTTCATATCTTCCTCGCTACAACAGGTGCTGTTTTTGGTGTGATTACACTTATTTTAGCCTTTAAACGAAATATCGCTAAACACCAAAAGATCGGCCCTGTAACAAGTATTATTTGGTTTTTTACAGCGATCACAGGTGTTGCGGTTTATCTGTTGTTATACGTTATTTATGATGGTGGAAAAACAACTAGTTTAATAAAGGCAATTTTAGGTACATAA
- the rpmF gene encoding 50S ribosomal protein L32 encodes MAVPKQRTSKKVKNQRRTHKKLHVPGMVECSNCGELTKPHHVCKSCGQYDGKQVVEQ; translated from the coding sequence ATGGCAGTACCTAAGCAAAGAACTTCAAAAAAGGTAAAAAACCAACGTCGTACTCATAAAAAATTACACGTACCAGGAATGGTAGAATGTTCTAACTGTGGCGAACTAACAAAACCACACCATGTTTGTAAATCATGTGGACAATATGATGGCAAACAAGTAGTAGAACAATAA
- the ylbD gene encoding YlbD family protein translates to MKNSFNPSVQQFKLFLQDHPLLLKQVRQGNMTMQDAYEQYMLLGEDDPSWKNYQKKEKKDVKKDKEEKTSNQLYQKMWKHIEELDANKVETHINDLNGAIDNLLTLIGQFKQFRSKNQSGAGSSSDQFFFHPKD, encoded by the coding sequence ATGAAGAATTCATTTAACCCTTCTGTACAACAATTTAAACTGTTTCTTCAAGATCATCCTTTGTTATTAAAGCAAGTTCGACAAGGGAACATGACGATGCAGGACGCCTATGAACAATATATGCTGTTAGGTGAGGACGATCCATCATGGAAAAACTATCAGAAAAAAGAAAAGAAGGATGTAAAGAAAGATAAAGAGGAGAAAACAAGCAATCAATTGTATCAAAAGATGTGGAAACATATTGAAGAGCTTGACGCCAATAAAGTCGAAACACATATTAACGATTTAAACGGTGCAATCGACAATTTATTGACGTTAATCGGACAGTTTAAGCAGTTCAGAAGTAAAAATCAATCAGGCGCAGGTTCGTCCTCTGATCAATTCTTCTTTCATCCAAAGGATTAG
- a CDS encoding SepM family pheromone-processing serine protease has product MYRSKSKLRIIGFIVAVIAIFFLFSYQLPYYIHSPGNADPLNPVVQVDGAQDSEGDMHLVTIRGGQATPFQYILAKFRNYNEILPIEDVIQEGMTNEDYHQIQLLMMESSQEASMVVAYQAAGEKITIDYDGVYVVSVVPDMPADGELKTGDEITRIDGNSIKEANDLIDYVKSKNIGDQIHVTIKRDDQTLEKDITLEALEALDGEPGIGIQLVTNRSVSVSPEVNFSSGDIGGPSAGLMFSLEIYDQLTDEDLTKGYQVAGTGEIDYDGKVGRIGGIDKKVVAADRSGCDIFFAPNEGGSEDSNYQVAKQVAAEIGTDMKIVPVDTFDEAVSYLEELS; this is encoded by the coding sequence ATGTATCGATCAAAATCAAAACTAAGAATTATAGGGTTTATAGTGGCAGTCATCGCCATCTTTTTTTTATTTAGTTATCAACTGCCTTATTATATTCACAGTCCAGGTAATGCAGATCCTTTGAATCCAGTCGTGCAAGTAGATGGTGCTCAAGACAGCGAAGGGGATATGCACCTGGTTACCATTCGGGGAGGACAGGCAACACCCTTTCAATATATATTGGCAAAATTTAGAAATTATAACGAGATTCTCCCAATCGAAGATGTAATACAAGAGGGTATGACGAACGAGGATTATCATCAAATACAATTATTAATGATGGAGAGTTCGCAGGAGGCTTCTATGGTAGTGGCTTATCAAGCGGCTGGTGAGAAGATCACGATTGATTATGATGGTGTCTATGTTGTATCTGTTGTACCAGATATGCCAGCTGACGGTGAACTTAAAACAGGCGATGAGATTACCAGGATCGATGGCAATTCGATTAAAGAAGCAAATGATCTCATTGACTATGTAAAATCAAAAAATATCGGTGATCAAATTCACGTCACGATCAAACGGGATGATCAAACCTTGGAGAAGGACATCACGCTTGAAGCGTTAGAAGCGTTGGATGGTGAGCCTGGCATTGGAATCCAGCTCGTAACTAACAGAAGCGTATCAGTGTCGCCGGAAGTGAATTTCTCAAGCGGAGATATTGGCGGTCCGAGTGCTGGATTAATGTTCTCACTTGAAATATATGATCAGTTAACTGACGAAGATTTAACGAAAGGGTATCAAGTTGCTGGAACTGGTGAAATTGATTACGATGGAAAAGTTGGCAGAATTGGAGGTATTGATAAGAAAGTGGTAGCAGCGGACCGTTCTGGCTGTGATATCTTTTTTGCCCCTAATGAAGGCGGCAGTGAAGATTCAAATTATCAAGTAGCCAAACAAGTAGCTGCAGAGATCGGCACAGATATGAAAATTGTCCCGGTGGATACCTTTGATGAAGCTGTATCATACTTAGAAGAATTATCATAA
- the rsmD gene encoding 16S rRNA (guanine(966)-N(2))-methyltransferase RsmD, with amino-acid sequence MRVIAGELKGNRIQPVPNQLTRPTGDKIKESLFQMIGPFFEGGTCLDLFAGSGALAIEAISRGIDRAILVDIQSKAISVIHQNINHLHLQDTVEIYRNDAFRALKAIKKRGLTFNLIFLDPPYHKVSYQKLLKTITEMDIIEEQGLIICEHDPQMVFENIPSGYHLMKRESYNNTTQITILRKGVNEDE; translated from the coding sequence TTGAGAGTAATTGCTGGAGAATTAAAAGGTAACAGGATCCAGCCCGTACCGAATCAGTTAACCCGCCCAACAGGCGATAAAATAAAAGAATCTTTGTTTCAGATGATTGGGCCATTTTTTGAAGGGGGAACCTGTTTAGATTTATTTGCTGGAAGTGGGGCATTGGCGATTGAAGCAATCAGCAGAGGAATCGATCGGGCTATTTTGGTTGATATACAGTCGAAAGCGATTTCTGTTATTCATCAGAACATTAACCATCTTCATTTACAGGATACAGTAGAAATATATCGCAATGATGCTTTTCGGGCACTGAAAGCAATCAAAAAAAGAGGGCTGACATTTAATCTGATTTTTTTAGATCCTCCTTATCATAAGGTGTCTTATCAAAAGCTGTTAAAGACCATAACAGAAATGGATATTATAGAAGAACAGGGGCTCATAATATGTGAGCATGATCCCCAAATGGTATTTGAAAACATTCCATCCGGCTATCATTTAATGAAAAGAGAAAGCTACAACAATACAACGCAAATAACGATTCTGAGAAAAGGTGTGAATGAAGATGAGTAG
- a CDS encoding YceD family protein, which translates to MKLFIQKLKQSQGEPVLFQEKVDISDLTDLENDIRRIDPVQVEGTARMDGEDIACDFQIKGTMILPCARTLVDVPYNFVVHAIESFTTTSYHQEEEVHLVNGEVLDLTPFIKENVLLEMPIRVFADQNKLDANTLTEGNGWTLVTEQEQSEKVDPRLEKLKSLLDDNSNEDNSKE; encoded by the coding sequence ATGAAATTATTTATCCAAAAATTAAAACAATCGCAGGGAGAACCCGTTCTTTTCCAGGAAAAGGTAGACATTTCTGATCTAACCGATTTAGAAAATGATATTCGACGAATTGATCCAGTTCAAGTGGAGGGCACTGCTAGAATGGATGGTGAGGATATTGCCTGTGATTTTCAAATTAAAGGAACGATGATTCTACCTTGTGCCCGGACTTTGGTAGATGTACCGTACAATTTCGTGGTCCATGCTATTGAATCATTTACTACAACTTCTTATCATCAGGAAGAGGAAGTGCATTTAGTAAATGGGGAGGTACTTGACTTAACGCCATTTATCAAGGAAAATGTATTATTAGAAATGCCTATCAGAGTATTTGCGGATCAGAATAAGCTGGATGCAAACACACTGACTGAAGGCAACGGATGGACACTTGTAACAGAACAAGAACAATCTGAAAAAGTGGATCCTCGCCTTGAAAAACTAAAATCTTTATTAGATGACAATAGTAATGAGGACAACAGTAAAGAGTAA
- a CDS encoding CAP domain-containing protein, which yields MKIKVIFFIAAIFLIVLTSVLYVNLQDEPEKMMLYHQKNQQLKSEKVQIAEDHSLIVQQHALWKLLNRDIRNFTEKYGEPDRKDPSIYGFEWWIYRSENKYVQVAVKDEQLVSMYTNSGELDFQPIKIGQTVEEINELYPFEKEIEFDQIRFQLTEDDLKERPVIKLNENIYAQLYVDQYTEKLAGIRVLNKEVLEVMKPYELYYWGELKETEEPNEEEKMAMEKGMEQQIFDLTNIIRQHHQLSTLEWDEHAAVAAKTHSKDMQEENYFSHYSLNGDGLKERLVDADAYYLSAGENIAAHYVDAPAVIHGWLNSEGHRDALLKEEYTHLGVGVYQSFYTQNFIEK from the coding sequence ATGAAAATAAAAGTGATCTTCTTTATTGCTGCAATATTTCTAATAGTTTTAACGAGTGTTCTGTATGTGAACTTACAGGATGAACCCGAAAAGATGATGTTATATCATCAAAAGAATCAACAGTTAAAAAGTGAAAAAGTACAAATCGCCGAAGATCACAGTCTCATTGTCCAACAGCATGCATTATGGAAGTTACTAAATAGAGATATTAGAAATTTTACTGAGAAATACGGAGAGCCAGATCGCAAAGACCCTTCAATATACGGGTTTGAATGGTGGATTTATCGATCAGAGAATAAATACGTTCAAGTTGCTGTAAAAGACGAGCAATTGGTCAGTATGTATACGAATTCCGGCGAGTTAGATTTTCAACCGATTAAAATTGGTCAAACTGTAGAGGAAATAAACGAGTTATATCCCTTTGAAAAAGAAATAGAGTTTGATCAGATTCGCTTCCAATTAACAGAGGATGACCTGAAGGAAAGGCCTGTAATCAAATTGAATGAAAATATTTATGCTCAACTTTACGTGGATCAATATACAGAGAAACTAGCAGGGATTCGTGTTTTGAATAAGGAGGTATTAGAAGTGATGAAGCCGTATGAGCTTTATTATTGGGGTGAACTAAAAGAAACGGAAGAACCTAATGAAGAAGAAAAAATGGCTATGGAAAAAGGGATGGAACAACAAATATTTGATTTAACGAATATTATCCGTCAGCACCATCAACTTTCTACTTTGGAATGGGATGAACATGCCGCAGTTGCAGCTAAAACGCACAGCAAGGACATGCAGGAAGAGAATTATTTTTCTCATTATAGCTTGAATGGGGATGGATTGAAGGAAAGGTTAGTAGACGCAGATGCTTACTATTTATCAGCTGGAGAAAATATTGCTGCACATTATGTAGATGCTCCGGCAGTTATCCACGGGTGGCTTAATAGTGAAGGCCATCGTGATGCATTGCTTAAAGAGGAATATACCCATTTAGGTGTGGGTGTGTATCAATCCTTCTATACACAAAACTTTATCGAAAAGTAA